CCAGCGTCTGCCGACCGACGCCGATCGTCATCGGCCCCAAGCCCCGTTACGGCAACGACTACCGGCTGTTTGCCGTTCAGTTGCGAGCGGAGCCGACGGGCGACTTCCCAACCGTCCATCCCGGGAAGGCCAATATCCAAAAGCACAACGTCCGGCGGGTCCGCCAGAGCCGCGAGAAGTGCATCCGAGCCGCACGACGCGACCCGAACTGCGTGGCCGCTGATGGTCAACAAATCGGCGACGGATTCGGCCACGTCCAGCAAATCTTCGACCACGAGCACGGACAGCGGGGGGCGCGGTGACTCATTCATCGTTCTTCGTCCTGAGCGGCCCCGT
This region of Gemmata massiliana genomic DNA includes:
- a CDS encoding response regulator, whose translation is MNESPRPPLSVLVVEDLLDVAESVADLLTISGHAVRVASCGSDALLAALADPPDVVLLDIGLPGMDGWEVARRLRSQLNGKQPVVVAVTGLGADDDRRRSADAGIDLHLTKPADPVALTTLLARVRSLLSSPDRGLGSCK